A single genomic interval of Alligator mississippiensis isolate rAllMis1 chromosome 15, rAllMis1, whole genome shotgun sequence harbors:
- the LOC102575084 gene encoding sodium/potassium-transporting ATPase subunit alpha-2, which translates to MGRGAGREYSPAATTSENGGGKKKQKEKELDELKKEVNLNDHRLSLDEVGRKYEVDLSRGLTNARAAESLAQHGPNALTPPPTTPEWVKFCRQLFGGFSILLWIGALLCFLAYSIQAVMEDESSNDNLYLGVVLAAVVIVTGCFSYYQEAKSSKIMDSFKNMVPQQALVIREGEKIQINAENVVVGDLVEVKGGDRVPADLRIISSHGCKVDNSSLTGESEPQTRSPEFTHENPLETRNICFFSTNCVEGTARGIVIATGDRTVMGRIASLASGLEVGRTPIAMEIEHFIHIITGVAVFLGLSFFILSLILGYTWLEAVIFLIGIIVANVPEGLLATVTVCLTLTAKRMARKNCLVKNLEAVETLGSTSTICSDKTGTLTQNRMTVAHMWFDNQIHEADTTEDQSGATFDKRSPTWAALARIAGLCNRAVFKAGQENVSISKRDTAGDASESALLKCIQLSCGSVKKMRDKNPKVTEIPFNSTNKYQLSIHEREDDPEGYILVMKGAPERILDRCSTILLQGQELPLDEEMRDAFQNAYLELGGLGERVLGFCHLYLPNDQFPRGFKFDSDEVNFPITNLCFVGLMSMIDPPRAAVPDAVGKCRSAGIKVIMVTGDHPITAKAIAKGVGIISEGNETVEDIAARLNIPVSQVNPREAKACVVHGSDLKDMTLEQLDELLKNHTEIVFARTSPQQKLIIVEGCQRQGAIVAVTGDGVNDSPALKKADIGIAMGIAGSDVSKQAADMILLDDNFASIVTGVEEGRLIFDNLKKSIAYTLTSNIPEITPFLLFIIANIPLPLGTVTILCIDLGTDMVPAISLAYEAAESDIMKRQPRNPKTDKLVNERLISMAYGQIGMIQALGGFFTYFVILAENGFLPCTLLGIRLDWDDRSTNDLEDSYGQEWTYEQRKVVEFTCHTAFFASIVVVQWADLIICKTRRNSVFQQGMKNKILIFGLLEETALAAFLSYCPGMGVALRMYPLKVTWWFCAFPYSLLIFVYDEVRKLIIRRYPGGWVEKETYY; encoded by the exons GCAGGGCGGGAGTATTCGCCGGCGGCCACCACCTCCGAGAATGGGGGTGGCAAGAAGAAGCAGAAGGAGAAGGAGCTGGATGAGCTGAAGAAGGAGGTCAATTTG AACGATCACAGGCTGTCCCTGGATGAAGTGGGCAGGAAGTACGAAGTGGATCTGTCCAGG GGCCTGACCAACGCCCGGGCGGCTGAGAGCCTGGCACAGCATGGCCCCAATGCCCTCAcgcccccacccaccacccctgAGTGGGTCAAGTTCTGTCGCCAGCTCTTCGGGGGTTTCTCCATCCTGCTCTGGATCGGTGCCCTCCTTTGCTTCCTGGCCTACAGCATCCAGGCTGTCATGGAGGACGAGTCTTCCAACGACAAT CTCTACCTGGGCGTGGTGCTGGCGGCTGTGGTCATCGTCACTGGCTGCTTCTCATACTACCAGGAGGCCAAGAGCTCCAAGATCATGGACTCCTTCAAGAACATGGTGCCACAG CAAGCCCTGGTGATCCGCGAGGGCGAGAAGATCCAAATCAACGCGGAGAACGTGGTGGTTGGGGACCTGGTGGAGGTGAAGGGCGGGGACCGGGTCCCGGCTGACCTGCGCATCATCTCGTCCCATGGCTGCAAG GTGGATAACTCCTCCCTGACGGGCGAGTCAGAGCCACAGACCCGCTCCCCGGAGTTCACCCACGAGAACCCGCTGGAGACCCGCAACATCTGCTTCTTCTCCACCAACTGCGTGGAAG GCACCGCTCGGGGCATCGTCATCGCAACAGGCGACCGGACGGTGATGGGGCGCATCGCCTCGCTGGCCTCGGGGCTGGAGGTGGGTCGCACTCCCATTGCCATGGAGATCGAGCACTTCATCCACATCATCACGGGCGTAGCCGTCTTCCTGGGCCTCTCCTTCTTCATCCTCTCCCTCATCCTGGGCTACACCTGGCTGGAGGCCGTCATCTTCCTCATTGGCATCATCGTCGCCAACGTCCCAGAGGGGCTCCTGGCCACCGTCACG gtgtGCCTGACGCTGACGGCCAAGCGCATGGCGCGCAAGAACTGCCTGGTGAAGAACCTGGAGGCGGTGGAGACGCTGGGCTCCACCTCCACCATCTGCTCAGACAAGACGGGCACCCTTACGCAGAACCGCATGACCGTGGCCCACATGTGGTTTGACAACCAGATCCACGAGGCTGACACCACTGAGGACCAGTCTG GTGCCACCTTTGACAAGCGCtcgcccacctgggcagccctggcccGCATTGCTGGCCTCTGCAATCGTGCCGTGTTCAAGGCAGGCCAGGAGAACGTCTCCATCTCCAAG CGGGACACGGCAGGCGATGCCTCAGAGTCAGCCTTGCTCAAGTGTATCCAGCTCTCATGCGGCTCTGTCAAGAAGATGCGGGACAAAAACCCCAAAGTGACCGAGATCCCCTTCAACTCCACCAACAAGTACCAG CTCTCCATCCACGAGCGGGAGGACGACCCTGAGGGCTACATACTGGTGATGAAGGGGGCCCCCGAGCGCATCCTGGACCGCTGCTCCACCAtcctgctgcagggccaggagctgcccctGGACGAGGAGATGCGCGATGCCTTCCAGAATGCCTACCTGGAGCTGGGCGGGCTGGGCGAGCGCGTGTTGG GCTTCTGCCACCTCTACCTCCCCAATGACCAGTTCCCACGCGGGTTCAAGTTCGACTCCGACGAGGTGAACTTCCCCATCACCAACCTCTGCTTCGTGGGGCTTATGTCTATGATCGACCCGCCCCGGGCAGCTGTGCCTGACGCGGTCGGCAAGTGTCGCAGCGCCGGGATTAAG GTGATCATGGTGACTGGTGACCACCCCATCACAGCCAAGGCCATTGCCAAGGGCGTGGGCATCATCTCCGAGGGCAACGAGACAGTGGAGGACATCGCTGCCCGTCTCAACATCCCTGTTAGCCAGGTCAACCCCAG GGAGGCCAAGGCCTGCGTGGTGCACGGCTCTGACCTCAAGGACATGACATTGGAGCAGCTGGACGAGCTCCTCAAGAACCACACAGAGATCGTCTTTGCCCGCACCTCCCCACAGCAGAAGCTTATCATCGTGGAGGGCTGCCAGCGCCAG ggcgccATCGTGGCGGTGACGGGGGATGGTGTGAATGACTCGCCGGCGCTGAAGAAAGCCGACATCGGCATCGCCATGGGCATCGCTGGCTCTGACGTCTCCAAGCAGGCAGCTGACATGATCCTCCTGGATGACAACTTTGCCTCCATTGTCACCGGTGTCGAGGaag GCCGCCTGATCTTCGACAACCTCAAGAAATCGATCGCCTACACACTGACCAGCAACATCCCCGAGATCACGCCCTTCCTGCTCTTCATCATTGCCAAcatccctctgcccctgggcACCGTCACCATCCTTTGCATTGACCTGGGCACTGATATG GTCCCTGCCATCTCGCTGGCCTATGAGGCGGCTGAGAGCGACATCATGAAGCGGCAGCCACGCAACCCCAAGACGGACAAGCTGGTGAACGAGCGGCTCATCAGCATGGCCTATGGGCAGATCG GCATGATCCAGGCGCTGGGCGGGTTCTTCACCTACTTTGTGATCCTGGCCGAGAACGGCTTCCTGCCCTGCACACTGCTGGGCATCCGCCTGGACTGGGATGACCGCTCCACCAATGACCTGGAGGACTCCTACGGGCAGGAGTGG ACCTACGAGCAGCGCAAGGTGGTGGAGTTCACGTGCCACACGGCCTTCTTCGCCAGCATCGTGGTGGTGCAGTGGGCTGACCTCATCATCTGCAAGACCCGCCGCAACTCTGTCTTCCAGCAGGGCATGAA GAACAAGATCCTGATCTTTGGGCTGCTGGAGGAGACAGCGCTGGCCGCCTTCCTGTCCTACTGCCCTGGCATGGGCGTGGCGTTGCGCATGTACCCACTCAA GGTCACCTGGTGGTTCTGCGCCTTCCCGTACAGCCTACTGATCTTCGTCTACGATGAAGTGCGGAAGCTGATTATCCGGCGGTACCCAGGCG GCTGGGTGGAGAAAGAGACGTACTACTGA